From Acidobacteriota bacterium:
TGGCCACGGCTGAAGCCAGTATCGAACGCGCCAGGGCCAACATCGAGACGGCTCAGACCGAAATCGGTAATTCTGAAGCGGCTCAGCAAAGCGCCCAGGCCAACATTTCAGTCCTCAAAGCTCAATTGCAAGACACCCAGCAAATCCTGGATCGCAATGCACAACTGGTGAAATCAGGGGATTTATCCACCCGGATTTATGATTCAAGCGTGGCGGCTCGTGACGCCGCCAAAGCACGGGTCGAACAGGCCGAAGCCCAACTGGCACAAACTGCCGCCCAACTTCGGAGCGTCAAAGCCCGCCTGCTCCAGGCCGAAGCTGATCTGAAAGTGCTCCAGGCGCAACGCCAGGAACTGGTGGTCAGCCTTGATCGGTTGGAAGTCAAAGCCCCACAGGATGGCCGTGTGCTGCAGATCAATATTCGATTGGGTGAGTTTGTGTCCTCAACTCCGACCACGCCGCCGATTTTGTTTGGGGAAACCGACTATTTGCAGGTTCGGGTGGATGTGGACGAAATCAATGCGTCGCGGGTCAAGCCGGGACTTCCCGCCGAAGCTCAACTCAAAGGCGATACGGCCAAGAAAATTGCCCTCGAATTTGTGCGAATTGAACCCTATATCACACCGAAAAAGAGCCTGACGGGTGATAATACGGAACGTGTGGATGTGCGTGTTCTGCAGGTGATTTATCGCTTCCGGTCACCGGAATTTCCGGTCTACGTCGGCCAACAGGTAGATGTGTTTATTGATGCGAGTAAAT
This genomic window contains:
- a CDS encoding HlyD family secretion protein, which gives rise to MRKLLSILLPIAGIAFAIYWVMISAQRPTPAKPLNPPAQNTFLKTIAGAGIIEAASRNINLAPPIPGQVTQIFVKENDFVKRGANLYRIDDRELRAKLATAEASIERARANIETAQTEIGNSEAAQQSAQANISVLKAQLQDTQQILDRNAQLVKSGDLSTRIYDSSVAARDAAKARVEQAEAQLAQTAAQLRSVKARLLQAEADLKVLQAQRQELVVSLDRLEVKAPQDGRVLQINIRLGEFVSSTPTTPPILFGETDYLQVRVDVDEINASRVKPGLPAEAQLKGDTAKKIALEFVRIEPYITPKKSLTGDNTERVDVRVLQVIYRFRSPEFPVYVGQQVDVFIDASK